CATATGAACTTCATTTAGGTAACAAAACTGTTGACAAATTTACCTTTTTCAGCCCGGAAGGATCGCAGAGATATGTTAAATTACTTTTTATGAGATTGGATGAGATTGCCCGGGTTACTGTCTCCCAATAGTTTACCCCATGGCTTCAGGCCATCAATATGATCAAAAATGATTTTCAGGATGGCGACAAAAGGAATGGACAGGAACATCCCGCTGACGCCCCATAATGCACCACCCATGAGTACTACGACAATGGAAATGAGTGCATTGATCGATACTTTGGAGGCAACGACTTTCGGTACGATCAGGTGGTTATCAATGAATTGTATCAGTAAGTAAACACCAATAATCAGCAGGGGAGTCGTGAAGCTATCATTTGTCACGGTGGCGATCATGACAGGCAGTGCAATAGCTATCAGTCCGCCGATATACGGTATCAGGTTCAGGATCGCACCAATAGTACCCAGCAGGATCGCATATTTTACACCCAGTATCAACAGTGCAATGGAATTCAGCACAGCAATAATGGCCGTTTCAATGAGTAGTCCGGCGATATAGCTCTGAATAGCGCCTTTTGTAGATTGCAATACATCCTGCACATGTTCTTTGTGTGCACTCCCGAAACTCTCGTACACAAAATTCACCAGTTGCTCCTTATACAGCAGTAACAGAAACGTATATACCGGCAACAGGAGAAATACGCCCAATACGCCGAAAATAGAGCCAAGCGTATAGCCGATATACTGCTGACCATTATCTGTCAGTTTATGGATCATATCCGTCTGTTTCTGCATGGAAATACCCAATTTCTGGGCTGCCCAGTGCTGTACCTGTGACAGGAGCTCCTGTGAGCGGGATTTCAGTTCGGGAATCATTTCTCCAAACTGACTGATCTGGGAAGACAGAAAATACAAAAGACCCGCCAGTACAAGGGCAGCGATAAACATACTGATGGTAATTGCCCACGGTTTGGGAATCCTGAATCTTTCCAGTCTGTTACACAATGGATTAAGCAGAATAGCGATCAGTCCTGCGAAGGCAAAAGGCACCAGGATATCTTTCAGGAGATAGAGGATGTAGAAGGCGAGATAAAGGCCAATAAGTATCAGGGGCGCTTTAATAAAGAATGGGTACTGCTTGTTTGAAGTAGTTTGCATATGATATATTTTGGATCAGCTTGTATAGATCCCAATACCTTAATCATGCCAATTTAAATTAGGAATTAATGCTACTAATATACTGATATAAAGAAAAGAGCGCTCATGATTGAAATGATCATGAGCGCTCTTTTTAAAATGGGAGTCCGTTAGTAGACTGATTCCTGATTATTTAAGTATTTCCGCCAGCTTGGTTTCCAGCAGCTCGTAATTCTCGCCGCCATTACCAAACCTTGCTATGATCACTCCTTCCGGATTGATGAGGATCTGAGTAGGGACAGCATGTACGCCGTACATACTGTAGATATCGCCGGGTTGTGGTTTACCGTCTTCTTTGAACTTGACAGGGTCCAGCCCGCGCAGTACATGGTTCCAGATGCCGATGCCATCTTTGTCGATGGCTTTTTTCCAGTCTTCAGGTCGGCTGTCATTATCGGCTACACCGAGAATAGCCAGTCCTTTGTCTTTGTACTGTGCATAGATGTCTTTCAGATGGACGTTGTTCTTACGGCATGGCAGGCACCAGCTGCCCCAGAAATCCAGCAGGAGATATTTCCCTTTGAAATCCATTAAGGTCAGCGGTTTACCATTGACGTCCGGCTGACTGAATAATTGCGCGCGGCTGCCGGGGGCACCGTTCTGGAGTTTTTCCAGGAGATCGGAGAGTTCCTGTCCGTAGATGCTGGTTTGCAGAAAAGGCGCCATTTTCGAGATATACGATTTCAGATCGTCAGGCTTCATATAGCTGACAAAGAGCCGCATCTCAGCTGCCGTCACATAGGAGGCCGGATGTGAGCGGAAGAAGTCGTAAGTGGTTTCGCGGAACCTTTCCTCGAGTGGGAGCAGTCTGCTTCTGGCAACATCTGTTTTAGATTTCAATGCAGCCAGTTCGGCGTCAGATTTCCTGGCCTGAATAGCATTCAGGTACTGTTTGTTTGCCTCTTCGAGTGTGTGGGAAATGGGTGCCATTTCCTGGTTCACGCCGGCCCGGGCTTCCAGTAGTTCCATGTATTCGGTTTGCGATGCGGAGCCGGTTACGGTGGCTTCTTTGAACGTAGGCGATTTCACGTTGATGGTCTGTTTACCAGGATCAAGGTAGAAGTCATAGCCGTCGTCGCTGCCGCCGCTGATGGTGGCCATCACAGGTTCACTGAGCATACCTTTAAAAGAGAAGCTGCCATTGCTGATAGCGCAGCTGTCCTCCATATAAAAGCCGTTGCCATAGCGGATATGTACGTAACCGCTGTTTTTGCCTGTAATAGTGCCATCTAACTGGAATGGTCCCCGTTTTTCCTGTGCCATGGAATGAGTGGTTACAGCAATGCCTGTAACGATAACAAGTAGTCGTTTCATAGGGTTGTGGTCGGAATAATGATTAATGCTTCTTCAAAAGATTTCAGTTGTAATCAGGGTATCAATATAGTAACTTTTTTTAATAATATCTAGGGGATTATGAGTAGAGTTGAACTTTCTCCATCATTTCTATGACGTTGGAGACCTGGAGCTTTTCGAAGATCCTTTTCTTGTAGGTGCTGACAGTAGAGATCTGCAGACTGAGCTTGTCAGCGATTTCCGCTACACTGGAGCCTTTTATCAGCAGTTGCATGATATTGTTCTCACGACTCGACAAGCGCTGAATGGGGTTAGTCGCCGTTTTTTTATTGGTGAAATTATTCAGTAAGGTTTGTTTCAGGGTGGGACTGAGGTATTTTTCATCCCTGAGAAGGGTCTTGGCGGCATTTTTTATCTCTTCTATGCCGGTTTTTTTGGACAGGAAGCCATCAGCACCTGCCTCAAGGTACCTCCATCCGAAGATCTGCTCGTCATAGCTGGAGAATATCAGGATCTTAATATCCGGGTGCCTGAGCCGGATCACATCCAGCATCTGGTGATTGTTCCCCCCGGGCATGTCAATGTCCAGGATGACGAGGTCGAATTTTTTGGTAGAAAGGATCTTCAGGGTGTCCTCAAAACTACCCGCTTCACTCACCTGCACGTCATCAATTGATTTCTGCAGTATGAGTGTAGTGCCGTATCGGACTACCTCCTGATCATCTACAACAAGTATATTAGGCATAGTAAGTAATTGTGTAAAAGTACGTTACAACATTTAAATAAACAACGCATGTAATATACTGCGACAAAATCTTGTAGTAAAACTACTACATATTAATACAAGTTATTCTAAATAATTATATTAAACAAGTATATAAATTTGTAACATGTGAAAACCGTCTTTTGACACCAAACAATAAAATACCTATGAATGATCCGGGACACCCTGGCAATGTATCCCCGTTCAAATACACCTTCACCAATTATTTTCCGATGAAATTATTTCTACGTAAATGCTTGGGCTGCATGCTGTTGTGTTGCCTTTTCGTTCTTACATCCTTTGCTCAGACAGGCCCGGCCGGCGTGAATAACGGCGCTGTGCTATGGCTGGATGCAGGTGATGTACTGAACGGAGGTACTGCACCAGCTTATGGTAGTACGCTCACCACTTGGTTTGATAAATCGGGTAGTGGGAATAATGCTGTCAGCTTTGGCGCTAACTCCGTGACTTACAATAGCGGCGGTGCTAACGATCGTCCTGTTGTTCATTTTAACCGGACATCTGCCACTGCAGGTTCGGGTATGACTGTCAGCGGTCTGAATATAAGAGCCGGTACGCTCTCAGATGTGACCATTTTTGCAGTATACCGTCCAGGGACCAACGATGGCAATGCCCAGGCGGTCTGGGGAAATGACAACGGAGGAACAGCACAACGTTACTTTAACAGTAAAGCGGCTACGGGGACCACGAATGCGAGTCTGAATACAGGAGGAACGGCCGTCGTCATACCAGGTGGCGCCCAGTCCGGAGAGACAAGGCTGGTCACCGCCGTTTATAGTAGTAGTGGTGGAAATAATGCATCTGCAGTTTACCTGAACGGTAAGCTTATTGCTGCTTTTACGGACCAGACGGCCGGTGCCACTGGTCGTGGTGATTTCAGAATAGGATTGGATGGTGATAATAATTATTATAATGGTGATATCAGTGAACTGGTTGTTTACAACAGGAAACTGTCTGCCTGTGAAATAGAACAGATCAATATTTATCTTGCCAATAAGTACACGACCGACTTTACCGACATGGCGTCTAACTACACGCTCGGTATTCCGTATAACAATGATGTGAATGGCGTAGGTATCCGTACCTCTGCCTGTTCTGGTACTTATAATATGAGTGCCTCTTTCAGCGGCATCGTGTCGGTGACCAATCCTTCTCAGACCAATACCAATGTGGTACTGAGTTTTGGTAATGACCGTGCCGGCTACGGCCTTTCTTCCCAAACCCCTTCTTCTCATATTTCCCGCCTGCAACAGGTGTGGAGAGCTGACCTGAATGGTAACATCGGTACAGTGGATATCTGCTTCGAACTGACAGGACTGGGTATCGATGTATCCAACTCGGGAAACTTCGCCCTGCTGATCGACAAGGATGGTGACTTCAGTAATGCGACTGCCATTAGTACCGGCATCACCACCCTGGTGAACCGCGTATGTATTTCCGGCGTTAGCCTGACCAAGGGAGATTATTTTACCCTGGCTACAAAGGCGTCAACCAGTGTAGCCGCCGAAATTACGTCTACCAATCAGGGTACGCAGCAGAAATCCCTATTTACTACCGCTACGGTTGTTGATAATCAGATACTTGTAAAAGGGGCAGCCAGTGTAACCGATGGCCGTGTATATATAGATGCAGGATTTGTAAATGGTGACGTGATCAGCTGGGGCACGCTACCTGCTGGTATAACAGCTAATTATACTGCCAGTACAGGTGTAGCCGTGTTTACCGGATCTGCATCGGCCACTGCCTGGCAGGATTTCTACCGTACCATTAAATTCAATACGACCAGCGGTAACACCGGTAACAGGACGATCAAGTTCGTGCTGGGTAACGTCGTGAGTTATACGGTGGGTACTAAACCTCACTATTACGAATACATTACGACACCAATGAGCTGGACAGCGGCAAAAGCTGCTGCAGAAGCCAGGACGCTATATGGCTTACAGGGATATCTGGCCACAATTACCGCTCAGATTGAAAACGACTTTATTACGTCGAAGCTCTCCAGCGATGGATGGGTGGGTGGATCCTGTGATTACCAGTACGTAAATACCGCTTTGGGACGCACACAATTCAATGACCAGGCATCTGCTTATGGATATTATTACTGGGTGACCGGACCAGAAAAAGGTACGGCGATCTCCACAGGATTGGTAAATCCGGTGGCTGTGAATGGCGCCTATATGAAATGGAACGGTGCAGAACCCAACAACTATCAGAATACCGATGAGCGGTACATGCAGCTCTATTCTACCAATCAGGGTAGATGGAATGACCTGAGTAATTCTAACAATCTCGGATATGTGGTGGAATATGGTGGATATGCTTCTGATCCGGTATTGAATATTGATTACAGCAGGGTTATCGCGAATGCACCGCCCGCACCGAATATCGTTTCCATTACAGATGATACAGGCCTTAGCACAACAGACACTATTACCAATGATGCTACTTTAAAGCTCAATGGTACTGGTCAGGCATCTGCAACTATAAAGGTCTACAGAGCTGATCTGGGATCAACAATATTGGGCTCTACAACAGTAGATGCTTCAGGTAACTGGACATTTGACTATACAGCGACATCGCTTACAGATGGTACTTACTCCTTTACAGCAACTGCAACAACTGGTAGTAACACCAGCGCTGTAAGTCCTGTATTTAAAGTAACAGTCGATCTGACGGCACCTGCTAAGCCAGGCATGCCGGCACTGGCATCCGGACCGGGTAATGCAACCAATGACGTAACACCTGACCTAACAGGTTCGGCGGAACCTGGTTCTCAGGTAAAGGTGTATGATGGTGCTACACTGATCGGTACTATCTTCACAAATGCGGCTGGTGTATGGAGCCTGACGGCACCTACAATGACTGTTTCACTCCATAATATAAC
The DNA window shown above is from Chitinophaga agri and carries:
- a CDS encoding AI-2E family transporter — translated: MQTTSNKQYPFFIKAPLILIGLYLAFYILYLLKDILVPFAFAGLIAILLNPLCNRLERFRIPKPWAITISMFIAALVLAGLLYFLSSQISQFGEMIPELKSRSQELLSQVQHWAAQKLGISMQKQTDMIHKLTDNGQQYIGYTLGSIFGVLGVFLLLPVYTFLLLLYKEQLVNFVYESFGSAHKEHVQDVLQSTKGAIQSYIAGLLIETAIIAVLNSIALLILGVKYAILLGTIGAILNLIPYIGGLIAIALPVMIATVTNDSFTTPLLIIGVYLLIQFIDNHLIVPKVVASKVSINALISIVVVLMGGALWGVSGMFLSIPFVAILKIIFDHIDGLKPWGKLLGDSNPGNLIQSHKK
- a CDS encoding AhpC/TSA family protein, whose protein sequence is MKRLLVIVTGIAVTTHSMAQEKRGPFQLDGTITGKNSGYVHIRYGNGFYMEDSCAISNGSFSFKGMLSEPVMATISGGSDDGYDFYLDPGKQTINVKSPTFKEATVTGSASQTEYMELLEARAGVNQEMAPISHTLEEANKQYLNAIQARKSDAELAALKSKTDVARSRLLPLEERFRETTYDFFRSHPASYVTAAEMRLFVSYMKPDDLKSYISKMAPFLQTSIYGQELSDLLEKLQNGAPGSRAQLFSQPDVNGKPLTLMDFKGKYLLLDFWGSWCLPCRKNNVHLKDIYAQYKDKGLAILGVADNDSRPEDWKKAIDKDGIGIWNHVLRGLDPVKFKEDGKPQPGDIYSMYGVHAVPTQILINPEGVIIARFGNGGENYELLETKLAEILK
- a CDS encoding response regulator, translating into MPNILVVDDQEVVRYGTTLILQKSIDDVQVSEAGSFEDTLKILSTKKFDLVILDIDMPGGNNHQMLDVIRLRHPDIKILIFSSYDEQIFGWRYLEAGADGFLSKKTGIEEIKNAAKTLLRDEKYLSPTLKQTLLNNFTNKKTATNPIQRLSSRENNIMQLLIKGSSVAEIADKLSLQISTVSTYKKRIFEKLQVSNVIEMMEKVQLYS